A window of the Arachis duranensis cultivar V14167 chromosome 5, aradu.V14167.gnm2.J7QH, whole genome shotgun sequence genome harbors these coding sequences:
- the LOC110281487 gene encoding uncharacterized protein LOC110281487, producing MRSVMPDLIGEIQSAFVKGQKIHDGTLIISEAVHWLKMRKKEAAIIKLDFQKAYDRVKWSFVDIVLQKMDLGRRWRMIEVAARSGRISPLFIGIDNIELSHLQFADDTMLFCPPEEKTIKNYKRLLCCFELMSSLSINFDKSNLIPIKCEQQ from the exons ATGAGATCAGTTATGCCAGACCTGATTGGAGAGATTCAGAGTGCATTTGTTAAGGGTCAGAAAATACATGATGGGACCCTTATTATAAGTGAGGCTGTACATTGGCTTAAAATGAGGAAAAAGGAAGCGGCTATAATCAAGCTGGATTTCCAAAAGGCATATGATAGGGTCAAGTGGAGCTTTGTGGACATTGTTCTGCAGAAGATGGATTTGGGGCGCAGGTGGAG AATGATTGAAGTGGCAGCTAGAAGTGGCCGGATATCCCCATTATTTATTGGGATAGACAATATAGAATTGTCACATCTCCAGTTTGCTGATGACACTATGTTGTTCTGTCCACCAGAGGAGAAGACTATTAAGAATTACAAAAGGCTTCTATGTTGCTTTGAGTTGATGTCAAGTTTAAGTATCAATTTTGACAAATCCAATTTGATCCCAATCAAATGCGAACAACAGTGA
- the LOC110281486 gene encoding uncharacterized mitochondrial protein AtMg01250-like → MRKKEAAIIKLDFQKVYDRVKWSFVDIVLQKMGFRRKWRQWVMECVCTSSMSVLINGSPTKSFKMERGLRQGDPLSPFLFELVDVLHRMIEVAVRNGRISPLFIGGRQYRIVTSPVCR, encoded by the coding sequence ATGAGGAAAAAAGAAGCGGCTATAATCAAGCTGGATTTTCAAAAGGTATATGATAGGGTCAAGTGGAGCTTTGTGGACATTGTTCTACAGAAGATGGGTTTTAGGCGCAAGTGGAGGCAGTGGGTTATGGAGTGTGTTTGCACATCTTCTATGTCAGTATTGATAAATGGTTCACCAACAAAGTCGTTCAAGATGGAAAGAGGTCTGAGACAAGGCGATCCTCTGTCTCCTTTCTTGTTTGAACTTGTTGATGTCTTACATAGAATGATTGAAGTGGCAGTTAGAAATGGCCGGATATCCCCATTATTCATTGGGGGGAGACAATATAGAATTGTCACGTCTCCAGTTTGCCGATGA
- the LOC107488725 gene encoding protein FAR1-RELATED SEQUENCE 5-like: protein MHEYCILSDADKVQVKNLQDISIRSYHILGYLTVQKDGYVSLSFNQKDMYNLITQHRKKKVKGSDANAAISYLRGKAGDDSYFFGKYTLSNVNRLEKLFWADRTSHIDYEYFGNVLTFASTYNRNVYNKLLIFSGSNHHGQTIIFGCGLLFLNEDISLYKWLLQTFLEIIGNKHPRLVVTDKHLSMREVIKQVYPYAIYRLYAWHLHRNACEKVKNYGFLNDFKELIYVNASVEEFEVKQRHMVEKYNLSSNYWADQTYELRYLWALAHLRNQFFGQIGTAS from the coding sequence ATGCATGAGTATTGCATATTGAGTGATGCAGATAAAGTTCAGGTAAAAAATTTGCAAGACATAAGCATCAGGAGCTATCACATATTGGGATACTTGACTGTTCAAAAAGATGGATATGTAAGCTTGTCATTCAACCAAAAAGATATGTACAACCTCATTACTCAACATAGGAAGAAAAAGGTGAAGGGTAGTGATGCTAATGCTGCAATAAGCTACCTGAGAGGTAAAGCTGGAGATGATTCTTATTTCTTTGGAAAGTATACATTAAGTAACGTTAATCgattagaaaaattattttgggcTGATAGGACTAGCCATATTGATTATGAGTATTTTGGGAATGTGTTGACATTTGCTTCGACTTACAATAGGAACGTCTACAATAAATTACTTATATTTTCTGGTAGCAATCATCATGGGCAGACTATCATATTTGGATGTggtcttctttttcttaatgAGGATATTAGTTTATACAAGTGGCTCTTGCAAACCTTTTTGGAAATAATAGGGAATAAACACCCTAGGTTGGTTGTTACCGATAAACATCTTTCAATGAGAGAAGTCATTAAACAAGTCTATCCCTATGCAATATATCGATTATATGCATGGCATTTACATAGGAATGCATGTGAGAAAGTTAAGAACTATGGATTTCTAAATGACTTCAAGGAGTTGATATATGTTAATGCGAGTGTTGAAGAGTTTGAGGTCAAGCAGAGACACATGGTGGAGAAGTATAACTTATCAAGTAACTATTGGGCCGACCAAACTTATGAGTTGAGATATTTATGGGCTCTCGCACATTTGAGGAACCAATTTTTTGGACAAATTGGGACAGCATCCTAA